A window of the Mucilaginibacter sp. cycad4 genome harbors these coding sequences:
- the rpoB gene encoding DNA-directed RNA polymerase subunit beta, with amino-acid sequence MANNNNQRVNFATSRKVLDYPDFLDVQLQSFQEFFQLETTSDNRYKEGLFKVFAENFPISDSRNIFVLEFLDYFIDPPRYDIQECIERGLTYSVPLKAKLRLSCNDEEHEDFETIVQDVYLGTIPYMTPKGTFVINGAERVIVSQLHRSPGVFFGQSRHTNGTKLYSARVIPFKGSWIEFATDVNNVMYAYIDRKKKFPVTTLLRAIGYDSDKDILELFELADEVKVSKSGLKKYIGRKLAARVLKTWIEDFVDEDTGEVVSIPRNEIILERETLLEDDHIDMIIDSGVKTIILNKEDASTSGDYTIIYNTLQKDTSNSEKEAVEHIYRQLRNAEPPDEETARGIIDRLFFSDKRYDLGDVGRYRINRKLKLSTSEETKVLTKQDIIAIVKYLIKLINSKAEVDDIDHLSNRRVRTVGEQLYAQFGVGLARMARTIRERMNIRDNEVFTPTDLINARTLSSVINSFFGTNQLSQFMDQTNPLAEITHKRRLSALGPGGLSRERAGFEVRDVHYTHYGRLCTIETPEGPNIGLISSLCVHAKINNLGFIETPYKRVVEGKVMVDEPVIYLSAEDEDGKTIGQANAVYDDKGEFELPRVKARFEGDFPVIEPERLDLMDIAPNQITSIAASLIPFLEHDDANRALMGSNMQRQAVPLLRPEAPIVGTGLEGRVAKDSRTLINAEGDGVVEYVDANEIRIKYDRNELDRLISFEGDSKSYRLTKFKKTNQSTTMNLKPIVKKGQRVEKGEVLCEGYATQNGELALGRNLKVAFMPWQGYNFEDAIVISERVVSQDIFTSIHVEEFELEVRDTKRGEEELTPDIPNVSEEATKDLDEDGIIRVGAEVKEGDILIGKITPKGESDPSPEEKLLRAIFGDKAGDVKDASLKTPPSIAGVVIDTKLFSRAKKTSKAEEKAQLEKLDNKHDKAVKDLKNTLIEKLFEIVNGKTSQGVYNVYKELQVPKGVKFTQKILVELNYDNINPTKWTTDDDKNDQIKILLHNFNIKYNEELGAYRRDKFAISVGDELPSGIVQMAKVYIAKKRKLKVGDKMAGRHGNKGIVARIVRDEDMPFLEDGTPVDIVLNPLGVPSRMNLGQIYETVLGWAGKELGLKFATPIFDGASHEEVEEWIKKANLPESGRTYLYNGLTGDRFDQQTTVGIIYMLKLGHMVDDKMHARSIGPYSLITQQPLGGKAQFGGQRFGEMEVWALEAFGASNILQEILTVKSDDVIGRAKTYEAIVKGENLPTPSVPESFNVLVHELRGLGLDITLE; translated from the coding sequence TTGGCAAACAATAATAATCAAAGAGTAAACTTTGCAACCAGCAGAAAGGTACTTGATTACCCTGATTTTCTGGATGTTCAGTTACAATCTTTCCAGGAATTTTTTCAATTGGAAACCACTTCCGACAACCGTTACAAAGAAGGGCTGTTTAAAGTGTTTGCCGAAAACTTTCCTATTTCAGATTCAAGAAACATCTTTGTCCTGGAGTTTCTTGACTACTTTATTGATCCGCCACGTTATGATATACAAGAGTGTATTGAACGCGGATTAACTTACAGCGTACCATTAAAAGCCAAGCTTCGCCTGTCATGTAATGATGAGGAGCACGAAGATTTTGAGACAATTGTACAGGACGTATACCTGGGTACTATCCCATACATGACGCCAAAAGGTACATTTGTTATTAATGGTGCCGAGCGTGTAATTGTATCACAGTTACACCGTTCGCCAGGTGTGTTCTTTGGTCAGAGCCGCCATACCAACGGTACAAAATTATACTCGGCCCGTGTTATTCCTTTCAAAGGTTCATGGATTGAGTTTGCTACAGACGTTAACAACGTGATGTACGCTTACATTGACCGTAAAAAGAAATTCCCGGTTACTACGTTACTTCGTGCCATTGGTTATGACTCTGATAAGGATATATTAGAGTTATTTGAACTGGCCGACGAGGTTAAAGTAAGCAAATCAGGCCTTAAGAAATATATTGGCCGTAAGCTTGCTGCAAGGGTACTTAAAACATGGATCGAAGACTTTGTGGATGAAGATACCGGTGAGGTAGTTTCTATCCCTCGTAATGAGATCATCCTTGAGCGTGAAACCTTACTGGAAGACGACCATATTGATATGATCATCGACTCTGGTGTTAAAACCATCATTCTTAACAAGGAAGATGCTTCAACCAGCGGTGATTATACTATTATATACAATACCTTACAGAAAGATACTTCCAACTCTGAGAAGGAAGCGGTTGAGCATATCTACCGTCAGTTACGTAACGCTGAACCACCTGATGAAGAAACAGCACGTGGTATCATCGATCGTTTATTCTTTTCAGATAAAAGATATGACCTGGGCGATGTGGGCCGCTACCGCATCAACCGTAAATTAAAACTGAGCACTTCGGAAGAAACTAAAGTTTTAACCAAGCAGGATATCATAGCGATTGTTAAATACCTGATCAAATTAATCAACTCAAAAGCTGAGGTGGATGATATCGATCACTTGTCAAACCGTCGTGTACGTACCGTTGGTGAGCAGCTTTACGCCCAGTTTGGCGTAGGTTTGGCACGTATGGCCCGTACCATCCGTGAGCGTATGAACATTCGTGACAACGAGGTGTTCACACCAACCGACCTGATCAACGCGCGTACATTATCATCTGTGATCAACTCGTTCTTCGGAACAAACCAGTTATCACAGTTCATGGACCAAACCAATCCACTGGCAGAGATCACGCACAAGCGTCGTCTGTCAGCCTTAGGCCCCGGTGGTCTGTCGCGTGAGCGTGCAGGTTTCGAGGTTCGTGACGTTCACTACACCCACTACGGCAGGTTGTGTACTATCGAAACTCCCGAAGGTCCGAACATTGGTTTGATCTCGTCACTTTGCGTACATGCCAAGATCAACAACTTAGGCTTTATCGAAACACCGTACAAACGCGTGGTTGAAGGTAAAGTAATGGTTGATGAGCCGGTTATCTATTTATCTGCTGAGGATGAAGACGGTAAAACCATTGGCCAGGCAAACGCGGTTTATGATGACAAAGGTGAGTTTGAATTGCCACGTGTAAAAGCACGTTTCGAAGGTGACTTCCCGGTTATCGAGCCAGAGCGCCTGGATTTGATGGACATCGCGCCAAACCAGATCACTTCAATCGCGGCTTCGTTGATTCCGTTCTTAGAACATGATGACGCTAACCGTGCATTGATGGGTTCAAACATGCAACGCCAGGCCGTACCATTGTTGCGCCCTGAAGCGCCAATTGTTGGTACAGGTTTGGAAGGCCGTGTAGCAAAAGACTCCCGTACCCTGATCAACGCCGAAGGCGATGGTGTGGTTGAGTATGTTGATGCCAACGAAATCCGTATTAAATATGACCGCAACGAACTTGATCGTTTGATCTCGTTTGAAGGAGATAGCAAAAGCTACCGCTTAACCAAGTTTAAGAAAACCAACCAAAGCACCACCATGAACCTTAAGCCAATTGTTAAAAAAGGCCAGAGGGTTGAAAAAGGTGAAGTACTTTGCGAAGGTTACGCTACCCAAAATGGCGAGCTTGCATTAGGCCGTAACCTTAAAGTAGCGTTCATGCCTTGGCAGGGATATAACTTTGAGGATGCGATCGTGATCTCTGAGCGTGTTGTATCGCAGGATATATTCACTTCAATCCACGTTGAAGAGTTCGAGCTTGAAGTTCGTGATACTAAACGCGGTGAGGAAGAATTAACACCGGATATCCCTAACGTATCAGAAGAAGCTACTAAAGACCTTGACGAAGACGGTATCATCCGTGTTGGTGCTGAGGTTAAAGAAGGCGACATCCTGATTGGTAAGATCACCCCTAAAGGTGAATCAGACCCTTCACCGGAAGAAAAATTGTTACGCGCTATCTTCGGTGATAAAGCAGGTGACGTTAAAGATGCTTCATTGAAAACCCCGCCGTCAATTGCCGGTGTTGTTATCGATACCAAATTATTTTCACGTGCTAAGAAAACTTCAAAAGCTGAAGAAAAAGCACAATTGGAAAAATTGGACAACAAGCATGATAAAGCTGTAAAAGATCTGAAAAACACTTTGATTGAAAAGTTATTTGAGATCGTTAACGGTAAAACTTCACAAGGCGTTTATAACGTTTACAAAGAGTTACAGGTTCCTAAAGGTGTTAAATTCACCCAGAAAATATTAGTTGAGCTTAATTACGATAACATTAACCCAACTAAATGGACTACTGATGACGATAAAAACGATCAGATCAAGATCCTTCTTCATAACTTCAACATTAAGTACAATGAAGAGTTGGGTGCTTACCGTCGTGATAAATTCGCTATCAGTGTGGGTGATGAGCTTCCATCAGGTATCGTGCAAATGGCTAAAGTTTACATCGCTAAAAAGCGTAAGCTTAAAGTAGGTGATAAAATGGCAGGCCGTCACGGTAACAAAGGTATTGTTGCACGTATTGTACGTGACGAGGATATGCCTTTCCTTGAAGACGGAACACCGGTTGATATTGTGTTGAACCCGCTGGGTGTACCTTCACGTATGAACCTTGGTCAGATCTATGAAACCGTATTGGGTTGGGCCGGTAAAGAGCTTGGTTTAAAATTCGCTACTCCTATCTTCGATGGTGCAAGCCATGAAGAAGTGGAAGAGTGGATCAAGAAAGCTAACTTACCTGAATCAGGCCGTACCTATTTATACAATGGCTTAACAGGTGATCGCTTTGATCAGCAAACTACTGTAGGTATTATCTACATGCTGAAATTAGGTCACATGGTTGATGATAAGATGCACGCGCGTTCAATCGGACCGTACTCCCTCATCACTCAACAGCCATTGGGCGGTAAAGCGCAATTTGGTGGTCAGCGTTTTGGTGAGATGGAGGTTTGGGCACTGGAAGCATTTGGTGCATCAAACATTCTGCAGGAGATATTGACCGTTAAATCAGATGATGTTATCGGCCGTGCCAAAACATATGAGGCTATTGTTAAAGGTGAAAACCTGCCAACCCCATCGGTTCCTGAATCATTCAACGTATTGGTTCACGAGTTACGCGGCTTAGGTTTGGATATAACCTTAGAGTAA
- the rpoC gene encoding DNA-directed RNA polymerase subunit beta' — MSYKKDNKIKSNFTTITISLASPESILERSSGEVLKPETINYRTYKPERDGLFCERIFGPVKDYECHCGKYKRIRYKGIVCDRCGVEVTEKKVRRERMGHINLVVPVAHIWYFRSLPNKIGYLLGLPTKRLDLIIYYERYVVIQPGIKEADGINKMDFLTEEEYLDVLDTLPKENQYLDDKDPQKFVAKMGAEALEELLKRLDLDELSFSLRHQAANETSQQRKNEALKRLQVVEAFRDAKTRIENNPEWMIVKIVPVIPPELRPLVPLEGGRFATSDLNDLYRRVIIRNNRLKRLIEIKAPEVILRNEKRMLQEAVDSLFDNSRKVNAVKTEGNRALKSLSDILKGKQGRFRQNLLGKRVDYSARSVIVVGPNLKLHECGLPKDMAAELFKPFIIRKMIERGVVKTVKSAKKIVDRKDPLVWDILENVLKGHPVLLNRAPTLHRLGIQSFQPKLVEGKAIQLHPLTCTAFNADFDGDQMAVHVPLGNAAILEAQILMLASHNILNPANGTPITVPSQDMVLGLYYITKGRKTDETRVVKGQGLTFYSAEEVIIAYNEKKLDLHAFIKVKALVKERDGKIVSKIIDTTVGRVLFNQHVPVEVGYINELLTKKSLRDIIGEVVKITGMARAAQFLDDIKELGFKMAFQGGLSFNLKDINIPAEKVTLIETASKQVDEVMGNYNMGFITNNERYNQIIDIWTRINNRLTANVMDILSNDNQGFNSVYMMLDSGARGSKEQIRQLAGMRGLMAKPQKSGSGGEIIENPILSNFKEGLSVLEYFISTHGARKGLADTALKTADAGYLTRRLHDVAQDMIVGEVDCGTLRGIYTTALKDNEDIVEPLYDRILGRTTLHDVHDPITNELLATAGQDITEEVAKKIENSPLEGIEIRSVLTCESKRGVCALCYGRNLASGKRVQKGEAVGVIAAQSIGEPGTQLTLRTFHVGGTASNIAAESQINAKFDGIIEFENVRTVTYETAEDGAVDVVLGRSGEFRIIEAGSNKVIVTNNIPYGSYLYVKDGSKITKGDRICSWDPYNAVIISEFAGIAQFDAVLEGITFREESDEQTGHREKVIIDTRDKTKNPAIQIADTKGNIIKGYNIPVGAHIAVDEGDKLQTGQVIAKIPRSTGKTRDITGGLPRVTELFEARNPSNPAVVTEIDGVVTLGGVKRGNREITIESKDGQVKKYLVPLSKHILVQDNDFVKAGMPLSDGSISPADILAIKGPAAVQEYLVNGIQEVYRLQGVKINDKHFEVIVHQMMQKVQIEDAGDTRFLEREAVDGWDFMTENDEIYDKKVVTEPGDSTTLKSGQIVSLRRLRDENSVLKRRDLKLVEVRDAIPATSSPILQGITRASLGTKSFISAASFQETTKVLNEAAIAGKKDNMLGLKENVIVGHLIPSGTGLREYENIRVGSQEEFDRLMASKAEELEA, encoded by the coding sequence ATGTCTTACAAAAAGGATAATAAAATCAAAAGTAACTTTACCACCATTACCATCAGTTTAGCCTCTCCTGAGTCTATTCTTGAGCGTTCAAGCGGTGAAGTTTTAAAGCCGGAAACCATTAACTACCGTACCTACAAACCTGAGCGTGATGGTTTGTTTTGCGAGCGTATTTTTGGCCCGGTTAAGGATTATGAGTGCCATTGCGGTAAATACAAACGCATCCGTTACAAAGGGATCGTGTGCGACCGTTGTGGTGTTGAAGTAACCGAAAAGAAAGTACGTCGTGAGCGTATGGGCCACATCAACCTGGTGGTGCCTGTTGCGCATATCTGGTACTTCCGTTCATTACCAAACAAAATTGGTTATTTATTAGGCCTGCCTACTAAAAGGCTCGACCTTATTATATACTACGAGCGTTACGTAGTTATCCAACCGGGTATTAAAGAAGCAGACGGAATCAACAAAATGGATTTCCTTACTGAAGAAGAATACCTTGACGTGTTAGATACCCTTCCAAAAGAAAACCAGTACCTTGACGACAAAGATCCTCAGAAATTTGTTGCCAAAATGGGTGCCGAGGCTTTGGAAGAATTATTAAAACGCCTTGACCTTGATGAATTATCATTCAGCCTGCGTCACCAGGCAGCAAACGAAACTTCACAACAACGTAAAAACGAAGCTTTAAAACGTTTACAGGTTGTTGAGGCTTTCCGTGATGCAAAAACCAGGATCGAAAATAACCCCGAGTGGATGATCGTTAAGATCGTTCCGGTTATCCCGCCTGAACTGCGTCCGTTAGTACCACTGGAAGGTGGCCGTTTCGCTACTTCAGATTTAAATGACCTTTACCGTCGTGTTATTATCCGTAACAACCGTTTAAAACGTTTGATCGAGATCAAAGCACCAGAGGTAATTTTACGTAACGAAAAACGTATGTTACAGGAAGCTGTGGATTCGTTGTTCGACAACTCACGTAAAGTTAATGCGGTAAAAACTGAAGGTAACCGTGCTTTGAAATCACTTTCAGATATCCTGAAAGGTAAACAAGGCCGTTTCCGTCAAAACTTATTAGGTAAACGTGTGGATTACTCTGCCCGTTCGGTAATTGTTGTAGGCCCTAACCTTAAATTACACGAGTGCGGTTTACCAAAAGATATGGCTGCCGAGTTGTTTAAACCATTTATCATCCGCAAAATGATTGAGCGCGGTGTGGTTAAAACAGTAAAATCTGCCAAAAAGATAGTTGACCGTAAAGACCCATTAGTTTGGGATATTTTGGAAAACGTATTGAAAGGGCACCCTGTATTACTAAACCGTGCGCCTACGTTGCACAGGTTGGGTATCCAGTCGTTCCAGCCAAAACTGGTTGAGGGTAAAGCAATTCAATTGCACCCATTAACCTGTACGGCATTCAACGCGGATTTTGACGGTGACCAGATGGCCGTTCACGTACCACTTGGTAACGCGGCAATTTTGGAAGCCCAGATCCTGATGCTTGCTTCGCACAACATTCTTAACCCAGCCAACGGTACGCCAATCACTGTACCATCTCAGGACATGGTACTTGGTTTGTATTACATAACCAAAGGCCGTAAAACTGATGAAACGCGCGTGGTTAAAGGCCAGGGTTTAACTTTTTACTCTGCCGAAGAAGTAATCATCGCTTATAACGAAAAGAAACTTGACCTGCATGCTTTCATTAAGGTTAAAGCTTTAGTTAAAGAGCGCGATGGCAAAATTGTAAGCAAAATTATTGATACTACTGTAGGTCGCGTATTGTTTAACCAACACGTACCGGTTGAAGTAGGTTATATTAATGAGCTGCTTACCAAAAAATCACTGCGTGATATCATTGGTGAAGTAGTAAAAATCACCGGTATGGCGCGTGCCGCCCAGTTCCTTGATGATATTAAGGAGTTAGGCTTTAAAATGGCATTCCAGGGTGGTTTATCATTTAACCTGAAGGATATTAATATCCCTGCTGAAAAAGTTACTTTGATCGAAACAGCTTCTAAACAAGTTGACGAGGTTATGGGTAACTACAACATGGGTTTCATCACTAACAATGAGCGTTATAACCAGATCATCGATATCTGGACACGTATCAACAACCGCTTAACTGCTAACGTGATGGACATTCTGAGCAACGATAACCAGGGTTTCAACTCTGTTTACATGATGCTTGACTCAGGTGCCCGTGGTTCAAAAGAGCAGATCCGTCAGCTTGCAGGTATGCGTGGTTTGATGGCTAAGCCTCAAAAATCAGGTTCAGGTGGTGAGATCATCGAAAACCCGATCCTTTCAAACTTTAAAGAAGGTTTGTCGGTATTGGAGTACTTTATCTCAACTCACGGTGCCCGTAAAGGTTTGGCGGATACAGCGTTAAAAACAGCGGATGCTGGTTACTTAACACGTAGGCTGCATGACGTTGCTCAAGACATGATTGTTGGTGAGGTTGATTGCGGTACTTTAAGGGGTATCTACACAACAGCACTGAAAGATAACGAGGATATTGTTGAGCCATTATATGATCGTATTTTAGGTCGTACTACGCTTCATGATGTTCATGACCCTATCACTAACGAATTGTTAGCCACAGCAGGTCAGGATATTACTGAAGAAGTAGCTAAAAAGATCGAAAACTCACCACTGGAAGGTATCGAGATCCGTTCGGTATTAACCTGCGAAAGCAAACGTGGCGTGTGCGCATTGTGCTACGGCCGTAACCTTGCAAGCGGTAAACGCGTGCAAAAGGGTGAGGCTGTTGGTGTAATTGCTGCGCAGTCGATAGGTGAGCCGGGTACACAGTTAACACTTCGTACATTCCACGTGGGTGGTACCGCGTCAAACATCGCGGCTGAATCACAGATCAACGCTAAGTTTGATGGTATCATTGAATTTGAGAACGTACGTACCGTTACTTATGAAACTGCCGAAGACGGCGCTGTTGATGTTGTATTAGGCCGTTCGGGCGAGTTCCGCATCATTGAAGCCGGAAGCAATAAAGTGATTGTTACCAATAACATTCCATACGGTTCATACCTGTATGTAAAAGATGGCAGCAAGATCACCAAAGGCGACCGTATCTGTTCATGGGATCCGTATAACGCGGTAATTATTTCTGAGTTTGCAGGTATTGCCCAGTTTGACGCTGTATTGGAAGGTATCACTTTCCGTGAAGAAAGTGACGAGCAAACAGGTCACCGCGAAAAAGTGATCATCGATACAAGGGATAAAACTAAAAACCCTGCTATCCAGATTGCTGATACAAAAGGTAATATCATTAAAGGATACAACATCCCGGTGGGCGCCCACATCGCTGTTGATGAAGGCGACAAACTGCAAACAGGCCAGGTTATTGCTAAAATTCCTCGTTCAACCGGTAAAACCCGGGATATTACAGGTGGTTTACCACGTGTAACCGAGCTATTTGAAGCACGTAACCCATCAAACCCTGCTGTAGTAACCGAAATTGACGGTGTGGTAACTTTAGGTGGTGTTAAACGTGGTAACCGCGAGATCACCATTGAATCAAAAGACGGCCAGGTTAAAAAATACCTTGTACCGCTTTCAAAACACATCCTTGTACAGGATAATGACTTTGTTAAAGCTGGTATGCCACTGTCAGATGGTTCAATATCTCCTGCAGATATTCTTGCCATCAAGGGCCCTGCAGCGGTGCAGGAATACCTTGTTAATGGTATCCAGGAAGTTTACCGTTTACAGGGTGTGAAGATCAACGATAAGCACTTTGAGGTTATCGTTCACCAGATGATGCAGAAAGTTCAGATCGAAGATGCGGGCGATACCCGTTTCTTGGAACGTGAAGCTGTTGACGGATGGGATTTCATGACCGAGAATGATGAAATTTATGACAAGAAAGTTGTTACCGAACCAGGTGATTCAACTACATTAAAATCTGGTCAGATAGTTTCATTACGCCGCTTACGCGATGAAAACTCGGTATTGAAACGCCGCGACCTTAAACTGGTTGAAGTGCGTGACGCTATCCCGGCAACATCAAGCCCGATACTGCAAGGTATCACCAGGGCATCGTTAGGTACCAA